GATTTGATCCGGGGGAACTGAGTTACAAGAAATTTGCTTCGGTCACCCTCGAGGTGGAGAAGCTGTTATACCTCAACATCCGAAGTGTACTTAACCGACTCAATGTGTTCGATGAAGCGGAGTACGCCAGCCTGATGAAGTCCAAATCCGCTACACTTCCCCAAAAGCTCTTTCAGGAAAAGACCAAAGTATATAACGACTATCTGAGCTATGTGAAAAACTCGCTTCATACCAATGAGGAAATTCTTTTGAAGCTTGACCAATTGATGCTGGAAATCTCCCGCTTGGACAGCTTTGAAGCAGGAGATATTGAACAAATGCCATGTATGCAAGAAATTGACCAATTAATCAAGCACACCAAATTATACAGACAGTGAGGGGTTGTACGTATGGCTAAGAAGGGAAAGTTTTTTTTTATATCGATCGTGATGCTGGTACTCGTGTTTGGCCTCGTATATGCAGGGATTACGCTGACGTCGAACGTTGGTAAATCCAGTACACAGGTAACGACAGAGAATGCAGGCAAAGAGTTAGGCAAGTTGTATGCGGACATTGCGCCGGCAACGGCTGAACCTGTGAAGGGACAGATTGATCTCGATCCGGTGGATGTGGCTGAATCACTGCCGGACATCTCCAAATTTCCGATCACGGTCGAGAATACAACGAATGATTATGTAGAGATCTTTTCTTCCATTGAAAAGGCGGGAACCGGAGCAGATGGCTGGTTGACCGAGGTCACCGAAGAGTTCAACAAGGCTAACATTACCGTTGGCGGCAAACAGGTTTCAGTGAAATTACGTAATATCGCATCCGGTACGGCTGCTGATTATATTAAGTCTGGTAAATATGTGCCTGATGCGTACACTCCCTCGAATGAGTTATGGGGCGAGATGGTAGCTGCAAGCGGAGTAAAGACAGACCTGGTATCCAAAAGACTGGTGGGGAACGTTCCTGGTATCGTCATCTCGAAAGCCAAATATGATGCGCTGGTCGACACGTACGGATCGGTTAATGTAAAAACCGTGACCGAAGCGATTGCCAACAATGAGCTCGCGATGGGGTACACCGATCCGTTCGCCAGTTCCACGGGCCTAAACTTTCTCGTGACGGCACTCAACACATATGACAGCTCCAATCCGCTTGGTGAGAAAGCGATTGAGGGTTTTGAGAAGTTCCAAGCGAACGTACCGTTTACGGCGTCCACAACCATTCAGATGCGTGAGGCAGCCAAGTCAGGGCGACTGGACGCATTTGTACTGGAGTACCAGACTTACGTAAACACCGCAGATCTGAAAAGTGGATATGTCTTTACCCCTTTTGGCGTAAGACATGACAGCCCGCTGTATGCACTGGGGCAACTGCCGCAGAACAAGCAAGAGATCATTAAGAAGTATGCAGAATTCGTAACCCAAGCGAAGTATCAGCAATCGGCTGAGGAATTCGGCTTCAACGGCTTGCAAGACTACAAGTCTGAATTGAACACAGTGGATGGTGGCACCTTGTTGTCCGCTCAGAAAGTATGGAAAGAGAAAAAGAACGGCAGTAAACCGATTGCCGCCGTATTTGTAACCGACGTATCCGGGAGTATGGACGGCGAACCGCTGAACCGACTCAAGGAATCATTGCGCAAAGGCCAGAAGTTCCTTGGCACAGATAACAGCATCGGCCTCGTCTCCTACTCTAGTGGAGTAACGGTGAATCTGCCAATTGCCAAGTATGATACGAATCAGCAGTCGATGTTTGTTGGTACGGTGGATAGCCTGCAAGCGGGTGGCGGTACGGCAACCTTTGATGGGATCGTCGTGGCGATGAAGATGCTTGAAGATTATATGGCTACCAATCCAAATGTGAAACCACTGATCTTTGTCCTAAGTGATGGAGAGACCAACGAAGGTCATACACTGAAGGATATTCGTGATCTGGTTGAGACGTACAAAGTGCCAATCTACACGATTGGTTATAACGCCGACATCAAAGCTTTGGAGAGCATCTCCAGCATTAACGAAGCGGCAAGCATTAACGCGGATACAGACGATGTTGTATACAAAATCGGTAACCTGTTCAACGTGCAGATGTAGCACGGGGATTGCACTCAAATTGACCTAATGTAAGGTACATTATTCCATTTTATATAGCACGTAATTGAAGGGGGAACTTGGATGTCGTTTTCGATGGAGATACCTAGCCAGAAGGAAATTCAGAAGGTAATAGAGGAGGAAATAAAGCCCGTACCTGCCGAGGTGGCGGAACTGCAGCAAGTCGCAAATGCCAATGTGGAGATGATCATGACACTGGATCTCGAATCGTTGGAGAAACGAAAGGAGATTCTGCAATCCATTGATGGCTTTGGCATGAATACGATGAGATCCTCTTCCGAGAAAAACGCGTTGCTTCAAGTCTCCGTTGGACATCTGTCCAAGACGGGAGACGAGGGCGGTCAGGTCGCCAAAGGCTTGACCGAGCTGCATATGCAACTGAAGGATCTAGACCCCAGCGTGGTCGATTTCGCCAAGACCGGATTCCTTGGCAAATTGTTCAATCCGCTACGGGCTTATTTTCTCAAATACCAGAAGGCTGACGCGGTCATCGCCGATATTGTGACCTCGCTGGATAAAGGCAGAGCGACCTTGAGAAACGACAATACAACACTGGAAATTGAACAGCAAAATCTTCGGGAGCTCACCAAACGACTGCAAAAGGAAATTCAGCTTGGGGTGCTGATGGATGAGTCGATTGACGCACAGATCGAAGCCGCCAAGGTGCGTAATGAGGACCCGGAGAAAGTTCGCTTCATTACCGAAGAAGTGCTGTTCCCGCTACGTCAGCGGGTCATGGATTTACAGCAAATGCTGGTGGTGAACCAGCAGGGCATCATGGCGATTGAAGTTGTCATTCGCAACAACAAGGAATTGATCCGCGGTGTGGATCGGGCCAAAAATGTAACGATCTCGGCATTGAAAATTGCCGTCACTGTTGCGAGTGCACTGTACAATCAGAAGATTGTATTGCAGAAAATTGAACTGCTTAACCGGACGACCAACGACCTGATCGCAGGTACGTCCAAAATGCTGAAAGATCAGGGCATTGCCATCCAGAAGCAAGCTTATGAGGCCAGCATTTCCGTGGATACGATGAAGCAGGCCTTCACAGATGTGCTTTCCGCGCTCGACTCTATCAGTCTCTATAAGCAGGAGGCTTTGCCACGGATGCGGGAGACCATTAATCAGTTCCGTGAACTGGCGGATACCGGAGAGCAGCAGATTCAGCGGTTGGAGAAAGGGCAGAAGCTGGGGCTGTAGTTTGAAAGGTAGTCAGAGGGGTATAGTGGAAGTTCGTACATGAGATCAAAAAACGGTTGAACACAGAAAAGATCTGGTTCAACCGTTTTTTTTTTGCCTTTCTGCTGCTTAGGTCAAATCACGTTGAACATGGAGGACGTAGGGGATCAGCAGAAGAAGCAGAGCCAGTGAAGCTATCAGGGCAAGCAGCAGGCTTCCTTGGGTTAATAGCAATGCTCCCAGAGCTGCACCGATCACAAAAATAACCCAGGACAGGGCGAGTACTGCCCATTCGGAA
This window of the Paenibacillus marchantiae genome carries:
- a CDS encoding vWA domain-containing protein, translated to MAKKGKFFFISIVMLVLVFGLVYAGITLTSNVGKSSTQVTTENAGKELGKLYADIAPATAEPVKGQIDLDPVDVAESLPDISKFPITVENTTNDYVEIFSSIEKAGTGADGWLTEVTEEFNKANITVGGKQVSVKLRNIASGTAADYIKSGKYVPDAYTPSNELWGEMVAASGVKTDLVSKRLVGNVPGIVISKAKYDALVDTYGSVNVKTVTEAIANNELAMGYTDPFASSTGLNFLVTALNTYDSSNPLGEKAIEGFEKFQANVPFTASTTIQMREAAKSGRLDAFVLEYQTYVNTADLKSGYVFTPFGVRHDSPLYALGQLPQNKQEIIKKYAEFVTQAKYQQSAEEFGFNGLQDYKSELNTVDGGTLLSAQKVWKEKKNGSKPIAAVFVTDVSGSMDGEPLNRLKESLRKGQKFLGTDNSIGLVSYSSGVTVNLPIAKYDTNQQSMFVGTVDSLQAGGGTATFDGIVVAMKMLEDYMATNPNVKPLIFVLSDGETNEGHTLKDIRDLVETYKVPIYTIGYNADIKALESISSINEAASINADTDDVVYKIGNLFNVQM
- a CDS encoding toxic anion resistance protein, with product MSFSMEIPSQKEIQKVIEEEIKPVPAEVAELQQVANANVEMIMTLDLESLEKRKEILQSIDGFGMNTMRSSSEKNALLQVSVGHLSKTGDEGGQVAKGLTELHMQLKDLDPSVVDFAKTGFLGKLFNPLRAYFLKYQKADAVIADIVTSLDKGRATLRNDNTTLEIEQQNLRELTKRLQKEIQLGVLMDESIDAQIEAAKVRNEDPEKVRFITEEVLFPLRQRVMDLQQMLVVNQQGIMAIEVVIRNNKELIRGVDRAKNVTISALKIAVTVASALYNQKIVLQKIELLNRTTNDLIAGTSKMLKDQGIAIQKQAYEASISVDTMKQAFTDVLSALDSISLYKQEALPRMRETINQFRELADTGEQQIQRLEKGQKLGL